A genomic window from Parvularcula sp. LCG005 includes:
- a CDS encoding RHS repeat-associated core domain-containing protein, with amino-acid sequence MLSRILALLFYFAVSISPALAQSDDGVDSGKAQLKKTEEIEEESAALMAPPPGGGGGPGGGGYEVEIDTMPRQRVNDRLSAYDPNLLGDRIDPFTGSLTFQTTDVSIPGNSHLPVSIGRLNEPGLPSRPDMQKLFGDWILDVPFLNLPTPKEDTYGVGGWQDDRCTGSFDPGGISKNGVDWEPYEYFHGVTVNAPGHGSQQLLEATAASHFGGFAAKHTTKQHWRFDCIGDIGGGAGEGFIGYAPNGDKFYFDHLVNFVNNPLTGKGILPMWNTYMFATRVEDVHGNWVEYDWVGHRLNSIRANDGRRIDLTYKSGTDLIETVSANGRTWTYAYVDYSTLATVTRPDGRQWVLDVPSRLGSTSACGLGSAGYSITLTHPDGTSGTFSTTGVRLGRTNVPIVLNYIGSQYQANPPPDGPCGAERGFFIPRHFYSQAVTQKVLTVPGYGTASWQFGYEQDEGNFNNNGQLTGSNWSHLYTALADTRTNWVIDPTGAKTTTQFSRRYDWTEGLPKQIKRYDTNATTLLETETLTYILGHHLGTNNIELSNNQPSNYANYLTQRVIVRNGVTYNTKNTYSINQNSTTFSYGNPTKVEEWSSNSGDTRVTDYTYVHEKDNWNVGLVDTVTRNGKLFDDFEYDGVGRKLTHDQFGVRVATYQYYTSGSAAGLPSIVDDALNRRTSYFDYKRGQPQRIKRPDNVQVYSVIDDNGWMTSVTNARGKTTLYDYNDIGRLTFINPPLGASTSVSYLYGVNSSGVIHQKFHTDNFDETISYDAMMRPTMVKSEALSGPGDTTYSRTTYDGLGRVSFSSLPSFNPNPTIGHVTSYDGLGRVTGVLENASGGGTTSYAYLTGNKVRVTDPVGHQTTTTRKGYASPDDGQPTLIEQPLNTKTAMTYDVYGNLKTARQYGTQNGYTVDYTQSYFYDAKLRLCRHSVPETGDTAYLYDSAGQLTSYAEGQTPGTSCLTTLPGASAVVLGYDAMGRVTDINYPGSTPDIAKTYSNTGYPSSINRGGANWSYIRNTNDQLTRETLTIDGRTYETSYDYNGLKHLKSMTYPTGQVVEFAPDAFGRPTKAQKVASTIYASALTYHPNAAFKTMTMGNGKEVWYQQNGRQLLMQIYYQSAIRMYYYYDANGRVTSIDHDNATDQDRTFTYDGHGRLLTAAGPWGAGGYKYDAVGNLRSKTLGGRVVTANYQSTTNRLSQVQDSAAGSGWRTYGYDNRGNVTNDGNLAFTYDFSNQPVAISGAVSGAYTYDGNLKRVKQIVNGKTIYSVYGESGQLIHRDNITLGEKTDYIHAGGLLVAEVENSTPTYAVLNHLGTPVAHQSASGAVVQAEVQTPFGESYSSTNNSSSDVGFTGHVRDADTGLTYMQARYYDPVIGRFLSNDPVAFTPDKPGHFNRYAYTLNDPVNATDPTGMCIELNCPWGYTTAHMTAQNTYRDIPVKAGTMAIGGTWSRTVTDARGRKSVVQTTLGVAIGSTEGAEELGIAVFSSVEYGIGSEHGFGSFLAAYSGDPANFEGAYSTTGGQGLFGLFGAGYTKADGLEGLQFNVGTPGASSMVGYTKVIGGLGKAFDKPPSQDSDRTRFSLGNKGRTGGCLRSEAQGGCSSDN; translated from the coding sequence ATGCTGTCGAGAATTCTGGCGCTTCTTTTTTATTTTGCTGTGTCGATATCGCCTGCACTCGCGCAGTCCGATGATGGCGTTGATAGCGGTAAGGCTCAGCTCAAAAAGACTGAGGAGATTGAGGAAGAAAGTGCGGCGCTCATGGCGCCACCGCCCGGCGGTGGTGGCGGTCCTGGCGGTGGTGGTTATGAAGTCGAAATCGATACAATGCCGCGGCAACGCGTTAACGATAGACTCTCAGCATACGATCCAAATTTGCTTGGCGATCGGATCGATCCGTTTACTGGAAGCCTGACATTTCAGACAACAGATGTATCCATTCCTGGCAATTCCCATCTCCCAGTATCAATTGGGCGACTGAACGAACCCGGATTGCCATCCCGTCCAGATATGCAAAAGCTGTTCGGCGACTGGATCTTGGACGTCCCCTTCTTGAATTTGCCAACTCCTAAAGAAGACACATACGGTGTTGGTGGGTGGCAAGACGATCGCTGTACCGGTAGCTTTGATCCGGGTGGTATCTCAAAAAATGGCGTGGATTGGGAGCCGTACGAGTATTTCCACGGCGTGACTGTGAATGCGCCAGGGCATGGGTCGCAGCAATTGCTCGAGGCGACAGCTGCCTCTCATTTCGGTGGGTTCGCTGCGAAGCATACGACGAAACAGCATTGGCGCTTCGACTGTATCGGAGACATCGGTGGTGGTGCAGGTGAAGGCTTCATCGGCTACGCTCCCAACGGCGATAAATTCTATTTCGATCACCTTGTTAATTTTGTGAACAATCCACTGACGGGTAAGGGTATCCTGCCCATGTGGAACACGTACATGTTTGCTACCCGCGTCGAAGATGTGCATGGGAACTGGGTTGAATATGATTGGGTGGGGCACCGGCTAAACAGCATTCGGGCGAATGACGGTCGTCGTATAGACCTTACCTATAAATCGGGAACAGACCTTATCGAAACGGTATCGGCCAACGGTCGGACGTGGACATATGCGTATGTTGATTATTCTACTCTCGCAACTGTAACCCGCCCTGATGGCCGTCAATGGGTCTTGGATGTGCCTAGTCGGTTAGGAAGCACATCTGCCTGTGGACTGGGAAGTGCCGGATATTCCATAACGCTGACGCACCCCGATGGCACTTCGGGCACGTTCTCGACAACAGGCGTTCGTTTAGGGCGCACCAATGTACCCATCGTCTTGAATTATATTGGTAGCCAGTATCAGGCAAATCCGCCTCCTGATGGTCCGTGTGGTGCGGAGCGTGGATTTTTTATTCCGCGTCATTTCTATTCCCAAGCTGTCACTCAGAAGGTGCTGACCGTACCGGGATATGGTACCGCTTCGTGGCAGTTCGGATACGAACAAGATGAGGGTAATTTTAATAACAACGGACAGTTGACGGGTTCAAACTGGTCACACCTTTACACGGCATTGGCAGACACGCGAACGAATTGGGTAATTGACCCGACAGGCGCCAAAACAACCACCCAATTCAGTCGCCGTTATGATTGGACAGAAGGCCTGCCGAAGCAGATCAAGCGATACGATACAAACGCCACGACACTTCTCGAAACCGAGACGCTGACGTATATACTAGGCCATCATCTCGGCACCAATAATATTGAGCTAAGCAATAATCAGCCATCAAATTATGCAAACTACCTGACCCAACGAGTAATCGTCCGCAACGGGGTCACCTACAACACGAAAAATACCTATTCAATTAATCAAAACAGTACAACGTTTAGCTATGGGAATCCGACGAAGGTTGAAGAGTGGTCGTCCAATAGCGGTGACACACGAGTTACCGACTACACTTACGTCCACGAAAAAGACAACTGGAACGTCGGACTCGTGGATACTGTCACTCGAAATGGCAAGTTATTCGATGATTTTGAATATGATGGAGTCGGACGTAAGCTGACACATGACCAGTTTGGTGTTCGGGTGGCGACTTATCAATATTATACTTCTGGTAGTGCAGCAGGCCTGCCAAGCATCGTCGATGATGCGCTCAACCGACGGACATCCTATTTCGACTACAAACGAGGCCAGCCTCAGCGCATAAAACGACCCGACAACGTCCAGGTCTACAGCGTGATTGATGATAATGGCTGGATGACGTCAGTGACGAATGCTCGAGGTAAGACCACGCTCTACGATTATAATGATATTGGCCGTCTTACGTTTATTAACCCGCCGCTGGGCGCTAGTACCAGTGTGTCGTATTTATACGGAGTAAATTCCTCCGGTGTTATCCACCAAAAGTTCCATACGGATAATTTCGACGAGACAATATCCTACGACGCGATGATGCGTCCAACTATGGTCAAGAGTGAAGCGCTGAGTGGGCCTGGTGACACGACCTACAGCCGTACAACTTACGACGGCTTGGGTAGAGTATCTTTCAGCTCACTTCCATCTTTCAATCCTAATCCGACGATCGGGCATGTGACCTCATACGATGGTCTCGGCAGGGTAACTGGAGTTTTAGAAAATGCTTCAGGTGGCGGAACAACGTCGTATGCTTACCTGACGGGCAATAAGGTGCGTGTGACTGACCCCGTCGGCCACCAAACAACAACAACGCGAAAAGGCTACGCGAGTCCCGACGATGGGCAACCCACGTTAATTGAGCAGCCACTCAATACAAAGACAGCCATGACATATGATGTTTATGGCAATCTCAAAACGGCGCGCCAATACGGGACCCAAAATGGCTATACCGTCGATTATACTCAAAGTTATTTCTACGACGCCAAGCTCAGGCTATGTCGTCACTCTGTCCCTGAGACAGGCGACACTGCCTATTTATATGACAGTGCAGGCCAGCTCACTTCGTACGCTGAGGGGCAGACGCCCGGAACCTCGTGTTTGACGACGTTGCCAGGCGCGTCCGCTGTCGTGCTTGGTTACGATGCGATGGGGCGTGTGACAGATATAAACTATCCGGGCTCTACGCCTGATATCGCCAAAACATACAGCAACACCGGTTATCCGTCGTCGATAAATCGAGGCGGCGCAAATTGGAGTTACATCCGCAATACAAACGATCAATTGACTCGAGAAACACTGACCATCGATGGCAGGACGTATGAAACCAGCTACGATTACAACGGCTTAAAACATCTAAAGTCGATGACCTATCCTACAGGTCAGGTGGTCGAGTTTGCGCCCGACGCATTCGGCCGTCCGACTAAGGCCCAAAAAGTGGCTAGCACTATCTATGCGAGTGCCCTGACATATCATCCAAACGCTGCCTTCAAAACAATGACGATGGGTAACGGCAAAGAGGTATGGTACCAACAAAATGGTCGCCAGCTTCTGATGCAGATTTACTATCAGAGCGCTATCAGGATGTATTATTATTACGACGCGAACGGTCGTGTGACATCAATTGATCATGACAATGCAACTGATCAGGATCGGACATTTACATATGATGGACACGGCCGGTTGCTAACCGCTGCCGGTCCTTGGGGGGCTGGAGGTTATAAATATGACGCCGTCGGCAATCTTCGCAGCAAGACCCTTGGGGGGCGTGTTGTCACTGCAAACTATCAGTCGACCACAAATCGCCTCTCACAAGTCCAAGACTCCGCAGCCGGGTCCGGATGGCGCACTTACGGCTACGATAACCGAGGCAACGTTACAAATGATGGTAATCTAGCGTTCACCTATGATTTTTCAAATCAGCCTGTTGCGATAAGCGGTGCAGTGAGTGGGGCTTACACCTACGACGGCAATCTGAAGCGAGTGAAGCAGATCGTTAATGGCAAAACAATATATTCTGTCTACGGCGAAAGCGGGCAGCTTATTCATCGTGACAATATAACTTTGGGCGAAAAGACGGACTACATCCACGCCGGTGGTTTGTTGGTCGCCGAAGTTGAAAATAGCACACCAACTTATGCTGTCTTAAATCATCTGGGCACGCCTGTCGCGCACCAAAGCGCGAGCGGGGCTGTTGTTCAGGCCGAAGTTCAAACGCCGTTCGGCGAAAGCTATTCGTCCACGAACAATAGCAGTAGCGATGTCGGTTTTACTGGCCACGTGCGCGATGCCGACACCGGCCTCACTTACATGCAGGCCCGCTATTACGACCCCGTGATCGGCCGCTTCCTGAGCAATGATCCGGTGGCGTTCACGCCAGACAAGCCGGGCCATTTCAATCGCTATGCTTATACGTTGAACGATCCAGTGAATGCGACAGACCCAACCGGCATGTGCATTGAGCTAAATTGTCCATGGGGCTACACGACGGCGCATATGACTGCTCAGAATACTTATCGTGATATACCGGTCAAGGCGGGCACTATGGCGATCGGCGGCACTTGGTCTCGGACGGTTACTGATGCACGGGGGAGGAAAAGTGTTGTTCAGACTACTTTGGGTGTCGCGATCGGCTCCACAGAAGGTGCCGAAGAATTGGGCATCGCAGTATTTTCGTCGGTCGAATATGGAATTGGCAGCGAACATGGATTCGGTAGTTTTCTTGCGGCTTATTCAGGCGATCCCGCCAATTTCGAAGGCGCTTATTCTACCACAGGAGGGCAAGGTTTATTTGGCCTCTTTGGTGCAGGCTACACAAAAGCTGATGGGCTAGAGGGGCTTCAATTTAACGTTGGTACTCCCGGTGCAAGTTCTATGGTAGGATACACGAAAGTCATCGGTGGTCTTGGCAAGGCGTTTGACAAACCGCCTAGTCAAGACTCTGACAGGACGAGGTTTTCGTTGGGCAATAAAGGTAGGACCGGCGGGTGTCTCCGAAGTGAAGCGCAGGGAGGATGCTCATCTGATAATTAA
- a CDS encoding AAA family ATPase produces MSHALFYEPKSLSEFVWQDQNLKTLINGIVASRTPPNLLFHGRPGVGKSTLAKLIPDALENQTNTYRTEVNGSMDSGIEVIRNRIAPITRLSPSLGRHYIVIEEFDGMTLQAQKALKGVMDRARGSAMFIFTTNNISDVNEAILSRCKTSKLVAAPPDAWLPRAQHILQRENISYSVDDILTMIEQANGDCRRIVDNCLTASLYAPPARPVGPHTGATAA; encoded by the coding sequence ATGAGCCATGCACTTTTTTACGAACCCAAGTCACTCAGTGAATTTGTCTGGCAAGACCAGAATCTCAAGACGTTGATCAACGGCATCGTAGCGAGCCGCACTCCGCCCAATCTGCTTTTCCACGGCAGACCAGGCGTTGGCAAGTCCACACTCGCCAAACTTATCCCTGATGCCTTGGAAAATCAGACGAACACATACCGAACCGAGGTCAACGGCTCCATGGATAGTGGTATTGAAGTTATCCGTAACCGGATAGCACCGATAACGAGGCTAAGTCCATCTCTCGGTCGCCACTACATCGTCATCGAAGAATTTGATGGCATGACACTCCAAGCTCAAAAGGCCCTGAAGGGGGTGATGGACAGGGCCAGAGGGTCAGCGATGTTCATTTTCACGACGAATAACATCAGCGACGTCAACGAAGCCATACTGTCACGCTGCAAGACCAGTAAGCTTGTAGCAGCACCTCCGGATGCATGGCTGCCACGCGCACAGCATATCCTACAGCGCGAGAACATCTCGTATTCCGTCGACGACATCCTCACGATGATTGAACAAGCGAACGGTGATTGCAGGCGCATTGTTGACAATTGCCTCACAGCAAGCCTGTACGCGCCACCAGCGCGTCCAGTGGGCCCCCATACAGGAGCAACAGCCGCCTAA
- a CDS encoding response regulator transcription factor — MVPVVLLDRESEEREVLALMLRRASLDTRLYERAKDYLSAELLSEPHIAVLAADLDDHPGTDLIHHAAHYTGAVAVIAVTSRPDIRHIVDLMNAGANDVCSRPVPSENILRWLSGQLVPGAEPIDQQKDLYRHLTRREVEVIKALLDGSRNQDIADRLGISVRTVEAHRSRIYDKLGVNSHVELIKKMNGVAE, encoded by the coding sequence ATGGTACCAGTTGTGCTGCTGGATCGGGAATCGGAAGAGCGAGAAGTCCTCGCCCTGATGCTGCGAAGGGCATCTCTCGATACTCGGCTCTATGAAAGAGCGAAGGACTATCTGTCAGCTGAGCTACTTTCAGAGCCACATATTGCAGTCTTGGCCGCAGACCTTGACGACCATCCAGGCACAGATCTCATTCATCATGCTGCCCACTATACGGGCGCCGTAGCCGTTATCGCCGTCACGTCACGCCCTGACATCCGTCATATAGTCGATCTTATGAACGCAGGCGCCAATGATGTCTGTTCGCGTCCAGTGCCATCCGAAAATATACTCCGCTGGTTAAGCGGTCAGCTGGTGCCTGGTGCAGAGCCAATCGATCAACAAAAAGATCTCTATCGCCATCTGACCCGCCGGGAAGTCGAAGTCATCAAAGCGCTTCTTGATGGCTCCCGAAATCAGGACATCGCAGATCGATTGGGGATCAGTGTGCGAACGGTAGAAGCGCATCGTTCCCGTATTTACGACAAATTGGGTGTGAATTCACACGTAGAACTCATCAAGAAGATGAATGGGGTGGCTGAATGA
- a CDS encoding methyl-accepting chemotaxis protein, protein MSLTPSSPAPRRFSISNFNTRPKVLFSAAVPLVLMLIIGAVAEINLAKMHRTQGWVDHTQKVLSKADAIVASAVDMETGLRGYLLAGEESFLDPYKSGANKAFGDLADLRATVSDNPPQVARLQEVEATLRQWQTELAEREIELRRRIGDPMPKQDMSATLETNDSADPVMGQLQTSNNVATMDDIVKLVAEGRGKVYFDEFRRLMSEFKSIEQELMVSRQAANNATREMTVVTIIAVLIFALVASLATAFVVGSDIGNSIKTLTGLMNRLADGDNTVVITGQDRRDEVGDMARATEVFKQNAIRVAKLNHEQEEASRKMAELAAEREKAAQREVELARQKEEDDRKAAEDREQMMRELGEAFGQVVEAAIDGEFSNRVDAKFTDQILNDLAGNINNLMGAVDRGLTVTGKVLEKVADGDLTQRMEGDFRGAFAVLQDNTNSMIESLKSLVGDITTSGGTLAGSSAELRDTANTLSRQAEQNAASLEETAAALEELSTSIKQVSGNVSNASQNAKTARDTAQSSGKIAADAAEAMTRISEASKEIAQVVSVINEIAFQINLLALNAGVEAARAGEAGNGFSVVAAEVRQLAQRASEAAKEIDGVINRSDDAVSEGVSKVSDAQASLFAIAESVVSISKGVDEISTAISQQVIGINEITTAVSQVDQNTQKQAAAFEEVTAASAVLANEAESLQQSTRRFSTGAQIAVMPSRKAPMASLAHAPRKAVAAGGGRPVADSSWDEF, encoded by the coding sequence ATGTCACTGACCCCTTCGTCACCTGCTCCTCGTCGCTTTTCTATTTCCAACTTCAATACGAGGCCGAAAGTGCTGTTCAGCGCGGCGGTACCACTCGTTCTTATGCTGATTATCGGCGCGGTTGCTGAAATCAATTTGGCGAAGATGCATCGCACGCAAGGTTGGGTAGACCACACACAGAAGGTTCTGAGTAAAGCGGATGCTATTGTCGCCTCAGCGGTGGACATGGAAACCGGTTTGCGTGGCTACCTGCTGGCGGGCGAAGAAAGCTTCCTCGACCCGTACAAGTCGGGTGCGAATAAAGCGTTTGGTGACCTTGCCGATTTACGTGCAACAGTTAGCGATAATCCGCCGCAGGTGGCTCGCCTGCAAGAAGTCGAAGCCACACTCCGTCAATGGCAAACGGAACTCGCCGAGCGGGAGATCGAGTTGCGCCGTCGTATCGGCGATCCGATGCCGAAGCAAGACATGTCGGCAACGCTTGAGACAAACGACAGTGCTGACCCGGTGATGGGACAGCTTCAAACGAGCAACAATGTTGCAACCATGGACGACATTGTGAAACTCGTCGCGGAGGGGCGTGGCAAGGTCTATTTCGACGAATTTCGTCGCCTGATGTCTGAGTTCAAGTCGATTGAACAGGAGCTGATGGTATCTCGCCAAGCGGCGAATAACGCCACGCGCGAGATGACGGTGGTTACGATCATTGCTGTACTGATTTTTGCTCTGGTCGCCAGTCTCGCAACGGCGTTTGTCGTGGGGTCGGATATCGGAAATTCGATCAAAACGCTGACAGGGCTGATGAACCGTCTTGCCGATGGTGACAACACTGTTGTCATTACTGGTCAGGACCGTCGGGACGAAGTGGGCGACATGGCGCGCGCGACTGAGGTGTTCAAACAAAACGCCATCCGCGTAGCGAAGCTGAACCATGAACAGGAAGAAGCGTCACGGAAAATGGCTGAGCTTGCTGCGGAGCGTGAAAAAGCCGCTCAACGCGAGGTCGAGCTGGCCAGGCAAAAAGAAGAAGATGACCGCAAAGCCGCCGAGGATCGTGAACAAATGATGCGCGAATTGGGTGAGGCTTTCGGTCAAGTCGTGGAAGCCGCGATTGATGGCGAGTTTTCGAACCGCGTCGATGCTAAGTTTACGGATCAAATCCTGAACGATCTGGCAGGCAACATCAATAATTTGATGGGTGCGGTCGACCGTGGGCTGACTGTTACCGGAAAAGTCTTGGAGAAAGTCGCCGATGGTGATCTGACCCAACGCATGGAGGGCGACTTCCGGGGGGCATTTGCGGTACTGCAGGACAACACCAACAGCATGATTGAATCGCTTAAATCGCTGGTTGGCGATATCACGACCAGTGGCGGTACATTGGCCGGGTCTTCTGCTGAATTGCGCGACACAGCAAATACACTTTCTCGTCAGGCAGAACAGAACGCGGCCTCTCTGGAAGAAACGGCGGCTGCGCTGGAGGAACTTTCAACCAGCATCAAACAAGTCAGCGGCAATGTCTCCAACGCCAGCCAAAATGCCAAAACGGCGCGCGACACCGCGCAATCAAGCGGTAAAATTGCTGCGGATGCTGCTGAGGCAATGACCCGCATCTCGGAAGCGTCGAAGGAGATCGCGCAAGTTGTCAGCGTGATCAACGAGATTGCTTTCCAGATCAATCTCCTGGCATTGAATGCCGGCGTCGAGGCGGCCCGCGCCGGTGAGGCTGGCAACGGCTTCTCGGTTGTTGCGGCCGAAGTGCGGCAACTGGCCCAACGCGCGAGTGAGGCGGCGAAAGAAATCGATGGCGTCATCAATCGCAGCGACGATGCTGTTTCTGAGGGTGTATCGAAGGTTTCCGACGCACAGGCCTCGCTCTTCGCGATCGCAGAAAGTGTAGTGAGTATTTCAAAGGGCGTGGACGAAATTTCGACTGCCATTTCGCAGCAGGTGATTGGTATCAACGAGATTACGACGGCCGTCTCGCAGGTCGACCAGAATACGCAAAAGCAAGCGGCTGCATTTGAAGAGGTCACCGCAGCAAGCGCTGTCTTGGCGAACGAAGCCGAAAGCCTTCAACAATCAACGAGACGGTTCAGTACCGGCGCACAAATCGCCGTCATGCCGTCGAGGAAGGCGCCCATGGCCTCCTTGGCTCACGCGCCTCGGAAAGCGGTCGCCGCTGGTGGTGGGCGCCCGGTGGCCGACAGTTCATGGGATGAGTTTTAA
- a CDS encoding RHS repeat-associated core domain-containing protein gives MAARLTRRFLQADPIGYGDGLNMYAYVGGDPVNRRDPSGLQQECWDVYYSYNNSNTTGSWSTSGGSGSGSRRDCADVPDEGPKFQHMTPGVFYTPTPQHRWSPREECKSPPISDQEQVASDNGDRQPFYSSRFDRNDPMARVAMQIVNNEGIRGKVANFSLASHLLRRDILHPAMSRNISYTDEIEQISVELMRAHVDAVKEFGNPSAGQIARYHYRVFDAHGLPHFAFGGSPYSGTSFEAFLTQKIWLGCK, from the coding sequence GTGGCGGCTCGGCTCACCCGCCGGTTCCTGCAGGCGGACCCCATCGGCTATGGCGATGGGCTGAACATGTACGCCTATGTCGGCGGTGACCCGGTGAATCGCAGGGACCCGAGTGGGTTGCAGCAAGAGTGTTGGGACGTCTACTACAGTTATAACAATAGCAATACCACCGGCTCGTGGTCCACGTCTGGTGGGTCGGGAAGTGGATCACGTAGAGATTGTGCGGATGTTCCGGATGAGGGTCCAAAGTTCCAGCATATGACGCCGGGGGTATTCTATACCCCAACTCCACAACACCGTTGGTCTCCGCGTGAAGAGTGTAAGTCGCCACCAATTTCTGACCAGGAACAAGTGGCAAGCGATAACGGCGATAGGCAGCCGTTCTACTCATCCAGATTTGATCGAAACGATCCTATGGCGCGTGTTGCAATGCAGATTGTCAATAACGAGGGGATTAGGGGGAAAGTGGCAAATTTTAGCCTTGCAAGCCACCTACTTCGGCGAGATATTTTACATCCGGCAATGAGCCGAAATATAAGCTATACGGATGAAATCGAACAAATAAGCGTCGAGTTAATGCGCGCTCACGTGGACGCTGTAAAGGAATTTGGCAATCCGTCTGCAGGGCAAATTGCGCGGTATCACTACAGGGTTTTCGATGCGCATGGGTTGCCGCATTTTGCTTTCGGAGGCTCACCCTACAGCGGGACATCGTTTGAGGCATTTCTTACGCAGAAAATATGGTTGGGATGCAAATGA
- a CDS encoding DUF6641 family protein, whose protein sequence is MQSAPAASGIQSTTDQKGTTMLHAVQKELPMSVIEKLKIVAAEPASMMTAEERRRATLLTRLEEQLAAARHEVETGSPYQKLERVALADEETGAIREVTRKKRFSSWWWIGADGNMFLALRYGGQPLSLKAGKSAIEVRDLSEVVSVLEQLKQAALAGELDKLLAEAAKARSVRGGAKNQKSSV, encoded by the coding sequence ATGCAATCAGCACCGGCGGCTTCTGGAATTCAGTCGACTACGGATCAAAAAGGCACAACAATGCTGCATGCCGTACAAAAGGAGTTGCCCATGTCCGTTATCGAAAAGCTGAAAATTGTTGCCGCTGAGCCAGCGTCAATGATGACCGCCGAAGAGCGTCGTCGCGCTACGCTTTTGACGCGTCTTGAGGAGCAGCTTGCGGCCGCCCGTCATGAGGTCGAAACAGGTAGTCCCTATCAGAAGCTTGAGCGTGTAGCGCTCGCCGATGAGGAGACAGGTGCGATCAGGGAGGTCACGCGCAAAAAGCGTTTCTCATCATGGTGGTGGATAGGCGCTGACGGTAATATGTTCCTTGCCCTGAGATATGGTGGCCAGCCCTTATCGTTGAAGGCTGGCAAATCTGCCATCGAGGTCCGCGATCTTAGCGAGGTCGTGTCTGTTCTGGAGCAGTTGAAGCAAGCGGCTTTGGCTGGAGAGCTGGACAAGCTATTAGCTGAAGCAGCCAAGGCCCGCAGCGTGCGGGGTGGGGCGAAAAATCAAAAGTCTTCAGTATAA
- a CDS encoding RHS repeat-associated core domain-containing protein gives MGAFSQITSKSQTNSGYYDALGAVSETYTANGLNQLLKTGGTQMTYDGRGNMTNDGGTAYTYDVYNHLKTANNGAGTYTYDPEGRLYREQGTPIGGGTAIDSRFLYDGADIIAEYNSSGTIIARYVHGPGVDEPIVWYNGASMSSSTRRYMSADERGSIIMVTNNSGGYVARNKYDDYGDPSSTNSTRFQYTGQIYLKTAGLYHYKARAYHPGIGRFMQTDPIGYGDGLHMYAYVGGDPVNGRDPSGLFQNFFPEEEIDDVMVVDCGGSGCGRGGYSRSSDDQFDAWWDAQEAFRPDVPEPTHQEGQSQRQQNGERTSRKEACAGKTGAAIRICSREHPLSLEEKCEAMAETMRIFTYVGGAAWGISTEEGWRTTVVRGASKLALRASLVVSGAVTVVGVATQMEYDQLNCAER, from the coding sequence TTGGGCGCCTTCAGCCAGATCACGTCGAAGTCCCAGACCAATAGCGGCTATTACGATGCGTTGGGCGCGGTGTCAGAGACCTACACAGCCAACGGGCTGAACCAGCTGCTGAAGACCGGCGGTACCCAGATGACCTATGATGGTCGTGGGAACATGACCAATGACGGGGGGACGGCGTATACCTATGACGTCTACAATCATCTGAAGACCGCGAATAATGGCGCGGGGACATACACCTACGATCCTGAGGGGCGCTTATATCGGGAGCAGGGGACGCCTATTGGCGGTGGCACTGCAATTGACAGCCGCTTCCTCTATGATGGCGCAGATATCATCGCTGAGTATAACAGCTCAGGTACAATCATCGCGCGCTATGTCCATGGCCCGGGCGTGGATGAGCCGATTGTCTGGTACAATGGCGCGAGCATGAGCAGCTCTACGCGGCGCTATATGAGCGCGGATGAACGCGGCTCCATCATCATGGTCACGAACAATAGCGGCGGCTATGTGGCCCGGAACAAATATGACGATTATGGAGATCCGTCGTCCACCAACTCAACGCGCTTTCAGTATACAGGCCAAATCTATCTGAAGACGGCTGGCCTCTATCACTACAAGGCACGGGCCTATCACCCTGGCATTGGCCGGTTCATGCAGACCGATCCCATCGGCTATGGCGATGGCCTGCACATGTACGCCTATGTCGGCGGCGACCCGGTGAATGGCAGGGACCCGAGTGGGCTGTTCCAAAATTTCTTCCCAGAGGAAGAGATTGATGATGTGATGGTCGTCGATTGCGGCGGCAGTGGCTGTGGCCGTGGTGGATACAGCCGTTCGTCAGATGACCAATTTGATGCTTGGTGGGATGCACAAGAAGCCTTTAGGCCGGATGTGCCGGAGCCGACGCATCAAGAAGGGCAAAGCCAACGTCAGCAAAATGGTGAGAGAACGAGCCGAAAAGAAGCATGCGCTGGTAAAACTGGAGCAGCGATTAGAATTTGTAGCCGTGAGCATCCGCTCAGTCTCGAGGAGAAGTGCGAGGCGATGGCTGAAACGATGAGAATCTTTACTTACGTGGGTGGAGCGGCCTGGGGCATATCAACCGAGGAAGGCTGGAGGACGACTGTCGTTAGGGGGGCGTCAAAGTTGGCGTTGAGAGCTTCTTTGGTAGTGAGTGGAGCCGTCACTGTTGTTGGGGTGGCCACCCAGATGGAATACGACCAGTTAAATTGCGCTGAACGCTAA